From Clupea harengus unplaced genomic scaffold, Ch_v2.0.2, whole genome shotgun sequence, a single genomic window includes:
- the LOC105899357 gene encoding ATP synthase subunit O, mitochondrial yields the protein MAGIGLGLQVRQFSTSVVRSKLMKPPITVYGVEGRYATALFSAASKQKKLDQVEQDLGRLAGLIKDPKVSSIVMNPHVKRSLKQKTLTDALSQVKATPITLNFIGVLAENGRLPVTADVIGAYTMMMKAHRGEVTCSVTTAQALDEASLADLKVALNGFLAKGQTINLVTKSDPSILGGMIVSIGDNYVDMSTKTKVQKLTKLIRDT from the exons ATGGCAGGGATAGGCTTGGGGCTGCAG GTGCGTCAATTCAGCACGTCGGTCGTCCGATCGAAGCTGATGAAG cccCCAATCACGGTGTATGGAGTGGAAGGTCGCTATGCCACTGCTCTGTTCTCAGCAGCCAGTAAGCAGAAGAAACTGGATCAGGTGGAGCAGGATTTGGGGCGTCTGGCT GGCCTGATTAAGGACCCCAAGGTGTCCAGCATTGTAATGAACCCCCATGTGAAGCGCAGCTTAAAGCAGAAGACCCTCACTGACGCCCTCAGCCAGGTCAAGGCCACCCCTATCACACTCAACTTCATCG GTGTTTTGGCTGAAAATGGCCGCCTGCCCGTCACCGCTGACGTTATTGGTGCTTACACCATGATGATGAAGGCCCACCGTGGAGAGGTCACCTGCTCAGTCACCACCGCACAG GCGCTGGATGAAGCCAGCTTGGCAGATCTGAAAGTTGCCCTGAATGGCTTCTTGGCAAAGGGACAGACCATCAATCTGGTGACCAAG TCTGACCCATCCATCCTCGGTGGCATGATTGTCAGCATCGGGGACAACTATGTGGACATGTCCACCAAGACCAAGGTTCAGAAGCTCACCAAGCTGATCAGGGATACCTAA